GCCGAGCCGACCGACGGGATGCAGCCCGGCGAGTTGGCCCAGCGTCTCCTCGTCGAGGTTCTTCGACAGGAGCGGCGTGTCGATGAAGGCGGGGCCGACCGCGTTGATCCGCACGCCGGCCTGCGCATATTCGATGGCGGCGGTCTTGGTCAGGCCGATCAGCCCGTGCTTGGCCGTGACATAGGCCGACGCGCCGGCCCAGCCGACCGAGCCGAGGATCGACGAGACGTTGACGATTGCGCCGCCGCCGGCCTTCAGCATCGCCGCGATCTGGTACTTCATGCCGTAGAACACGCCGTTGAGGTTGACGTCGATCACCTTTCTCCAGCCGTCGAGCGGGTAGTCGGCAACCTGCTCGTTGGGGCCGCCGATGCCGGCATTGTTGACGGCCAGGTGCAGGCCGCCGCCGGTCTCGACGGCGAACTCGACCAGCCGTTCCGCCGCCGCCGGATCGGCGACGTCGACCTCGATGGCATGCGCCCGGCCGCCGTCGCCGCGAATCTCGCTTGCCACGTCCTGCGCGGCGGTCAAG
The window above is part of the Aquamicrobium sp. genome. Proteins encoded here:
- a CDS encoding SDR family NAD(P)-dependent oxidoreductase, whose translation is MNDFQNKVAIVTGAGSGIGAAIARELAERGAVVIAADLDLTAAQDVASEIRGDGGRAHAIEVDVADPAAAERLVEFAVETGGGLHLAVNNAGIGGPNEQVADYPLDGWRKVIDVNLNGVFYGMKYQIAAMLKAGGGAIVNVSSILGSVGWAGASAYVTAKHGLIGLTKTAAIEYAQAGVRINAVGPAFIDTPLLSKNLDEETLGQLAGLHPVGRLGTSEEVSALTCFLLSDRAGFITGSYHLVDGGYTAR